The genomic segment tttttttcattaaacttATTGTAAATGTTACAAACATAAGTATTTTGTTGCGATGTACTAGTTATtagtatagtttttttaaaagatagtgattattaaatatcaaatctatatctttctttttcatggaTAAAAAACTTAAAGCTTTCTGATCtacatctcataaaaaaaaattaattcaaacttgtaaaaaaaaagggggtctTAGTTTGCTGGTCATTCATAGACAAGAGCATAGATGACGTGTCAAAAGTACATTTTTTCATGCTCCAGCGAAAGCTCGTTGGTGAATAAAGGATATATACGTGACAAAATGAGATGAGTGAGAGAGAGGGTTGTTATTTCATCAatgaacaatttttatttatgctcTAAAGAAGAGCGCAATGAACTCTGTGATATATTACAAAACCTCCACCACGTTTTCTTTTCCAGTGAACTCGATAGTCAGCTTGTGAGAATGGCAAGCCAGAAATACAGAGAAATCCAATAAGAATGCTGGTGGGCAACTAACAATTTTTCAACGAAAACATTAGGGAAGCAGCAACAACACAAAATTTTAAGTTAGAATTTGCAACCcagaagaaaaaatcatgatcATAGCTAGCATTGGTCAACACTTGGGAAGATCAGATGGTGGAGGAGGGAGCTTCTGACTGGGAAGTGTTCCATCTAAGACAATCCATGCCATCCTTAACCCCCAGCTCAAATGGACATCAAAGTGGCAGTGCATAAACCATACTCCTGCGTCACAACACATTAATTATGTTGATATGATTAAGAAAACGTTAGTAGAATAAACgaaaatcctaaaaataatataatgaaaaaggaaagggTGTGCTTtaacttattaattattattattattatcattactgtTAAGAAATAGTGCTACGAACCTGGATTGTCTGCATGAAAACGAATTGCCACCCAACCAGCAGTAGGCACACCAACAGTGTTCCTTTCAACAGGATCAACAAGGTTAAAGTTCTTGGGGTCATTATTTGGATCAAAATTTCCAAACCCTTCTCCAACAACATAGAAATTGAAGCCATGAAGATGGAGAGGGTGGCTCTCAGCACCGAAAATACGAGTGCCCTGCATCACTACCTCCACACTTGTGTTAAATGGTACCACTACAAGCTTGGTACCATTGGTCACAAAAGTATTATTTGGTGTGGTCCCTGTGTAGTTGAATGGATGGAGAGGAAAGATTGGGAAATCAGAGGTGTAAACcccatttgattttttgaaaaaataggatTGAAGGAGTGCTGATGAAGGGAGAGCCATGGAGATGTTGTTAACAGAAGCTGCAAATTTCGTGCCATTAGGCCCTTGACATGTCTGGTTTTTTGGGCACGGGCTGTTTCCTAGACCAACTGTGAAGAAAAATTTCTTATCTACTATTTGAGGGACATTAACCGGGAATCGAGAATTAGCCAAACTGCGAAGTTTTCTTGTGAAATTCATGACGACATTTGTAGCATTAATCGGAGGAAGGGTTGGTTTAAAAGCTGtcgaatttgaagaagtttcaTACTCGAGTATCCCTGCAACAGTTGTGTTGTCAAATGTGCCTTGGCCAGTAAAGTATGGTCTTGCTAACATGTAGAATGATGCATTGGGGGCAATGGGTTTGGTCTTCAGAAGAACATTTGTGGTCTGTCCTGCTGTGATAACCAAGAGGTTGGTCTTAAAAGGCTTCGCGTAAGTAGCATCCACTTCAACAACAGTGAAGGTGTGGTTTGCAATGCTGAAAAAGAGGTCATCATTGAGTGCAGCATTGATCAATCGGAGAAGATATGTCTTTCCTGGCTTCACCTTTAGCTTGTATGTATCTGCAAGTTATAAACATATGATACAAAAATAACTGTCCAAGTGCGTGTTTGTGTGTGTAAAATAAGCTTTCAAGTATCAATTGGGTGACCAAAAGAGTTATGATCACTTACTATTTTCTGAGCAATTGTACAATGGACCTGGAAGTCCATTAAAAGTGTAGGCTTCAGAGACATTTGGCCCCCCTCCTGTCTGTAAAGCCTGGCTAATCACTGCCTCAGTATCAGCATTGAACCACTCTCCTGtagtttattcaatcaaatgctTTTTTAATTAGCTTGTTTGACTTTGCAGAAGATAACAGCCGGTGAGTAAAATAACTgaattatttagaatatttgTAAAAATCAACTTGAGAAATTAAATCAGAAGATttgattagaaatttttttaaaaaattggtttagtttgattttagttttagattttagaaataaaaaagatcgaACCgagaaatcaaataaagaaaacccatttagatatttattatgtttttaaaaaataaaactagaatgCACCTGATAGATTTGGTCCTTTGGTTcagtatttgaaaataaaatcggttttgattggattttttaGACTGGATATTTAATCCTTAGAAGATACGaagaaaaggctaaaaaaaaaggtaaataatTACCCAACATGATAGTCACTTCCTTGTGGGGTTTGGCAAATGGGTAAGAAACGTTGCGCTTAGGTAAGATGATAAGGGGTCCATAGACAGAAGCTCTAAGCCATGAGAGGTGAGCATGCCAGAAGAGAGTTCCTCTTTGTCCTGTAATAGTGAAGTTGTAAACATAAGTCTGGTTTGTTTGAATAGGGCATTGCGTGATGTATGCTGGTCCATCTGCCCATCCACTTTGAAGTTGTCGAATTCCATGCCTGTTCAATTCAATCCATTTCATCACCAAAAGTAGACGTTAATATTAGTATTAATTACCACCAAATATAGATATAATTTAACTACATGTCATTGTTAATCAATCCATGAATAACAGTGCCATACAACAGAAAACTCGATCACTTTCATACCAATGGATGCTGATATTATTTGGAACATGATTGACCACCTTCACCACTAAACGGTCACCTTCTCTGGCAACTACGCGAGGCCCCGGGAACTTCCCATTAACAGTCACCATGCTCTTAGTGTGGCACAAGCGGGTGACATTTGTCAGTTTTATCTgaaagaaaattacaattaattaacaaatgtTACTTGCATATGAACATGATGATGAGCTAGCTAGCCAGACAAAAGCATAAAATTAAATGCTTAGCTGAGTGTTAGCATACGCAAagtgcacacacacacacacacacacacacgtacgTTGAACTTGTAGTGCCTCGTAATGCCTGCATGCTTTGCACCGACAACCTCAGGAAAGGCCCAGAGGCAGCTCATAGCAAAGAGTAGAATTGTCAGAAGAATTTCTGGCGATGCAGGGACTGAAGCACCCATGCTTTACGTACCAAAAGTGAAGTTAAATTCGCTACTGGGTAGAAAGATGGATGGAGATAGGAGCTAGGTAATATTGGTGAAACTCAAAACTTTGCTTCTCTTACTGGAATTATATGATCATTAGACCCAGTGGAGGGTGTTTATATAGGCAAATAGCTTATAGTTAGAGCAGCAGTGTCTGGTTCATTAGGCAATCAGATGTCTCAGATAtgacaaaagagagagagagagagttaccTACTGTCGGTTCATGTTTGAGTTGGAGTGTAATCAAAGtcaattaattagttaattttaccTGTGCTTTAGCTTTAGTTTGAATAATATGGTGGACGATTGCCTCAACTtgttaattacataaatatttacCATTATTGGTTAATCGAAAGAAATGTCAGCATGgcatttattttccttcttcGTAAGTAACCCTTTTTATTGAAAACTCTTCTCGTAGAAAATTTTCCTCAAAAACCTATAAACAAAGTCGCATGCTAGCTTGTAAATGAAATTTGACTTATTATTACCACATCAAGTGATGAACTGTATCTTCCACCAAAAAAGCAGGAGAATATG from the Populus nigra chromosome 1, ddPopNigr1.1, whole genome shotgun sequence genome contains:
- the LOC133702750 gene encoding laccase-2-like encodes the protein MGASVPASPEILLTILLFAMSCLWAFPEVVGAKHAGITRHYKFNIKLTNVTRLCHTKSMVTVNGKFPGPRVVAREGDRLVVKVVNHVPNNISIHWHGIRQLQSGWADGPAYITQCPIQTNQTYVYNFTITGQRGTLFWHAHLSWLRASVYGPLIILPKRNVSYPFAKPHKEVTIMLGEWFNADTEAVISQALQTGGGPNVSEAYTFNGLPGPLYNCSENNTYKLKVKPGKTYLLRLINAALNDDLFFSIANHTFTVVEVDATYAKPFKTNLLVITAGQTTNVLLKTKPIAPNASFYMLARPYFTGQGTFDNTTVAGILEYETSSNSTAFKPTLPPINATNVVMNFTRKLRSLANSRFPVNVPQIVDKKFFFTVGLGNSPCPKNQTCQGPNGTKFAASVNNISMALPSSALLQSYFFKKSNGVYTSDFPIFPLHPFNYTGTTPNNTFVTNGTKLVVVPFNTSVEVVMQGTRIFGAESHPLHLHGFNFYVVGEGFGNFDPNNDPKNFNLVDPVERNTVGVPTAGWVAIRFHADNPGVWFMHCHFDVHLSWGLRMAWIVLDGTLPSQKLPPPPSDLPKC